One part of the Microbacterium aurugineum genome encodes these proteins:
- a CDS encoding ribbon-helix-helix domain-containing protein, with protein sequence MSEHLLNGKPVPDEQIQAWADEAEAGYDLSKLPKPRRGRPTVGDGPGAVIPVRLDASTIAALTARAEAEGIATRSEAIRAAVREWAHVA encoded by the coding sequence ATGAGCGAGCACCTGCTGAATGGAAAGCCCGTCCCGGACGAGCAGATTCAGGCGTGGGCCGACGAGGCCGAGGCCGGGTACGACCTGTCGAAACTCCCGAAGCCGCGTCGAGGTCGACCGACCGTGGGCGATGGCCCCGGCGCGGTGATCCCCGTGCGGCTCGATGCGTCCACGATCGCGGCCCTGACAGCGCGCGCTGAGGCGGAGGGCATCGCCACGCGTTCGGAGGCGATTCGCGCCGCAGTGCGCGAGTGGGCACACGTTGCCTGA
- a CDS encoding ABC transporter ATP-binding protein yields the protein MTSSTGRAVGGGGLRAHVVVDREHFAVDVSVQVSAGETVAIMGPSGAGKSTLLQALAGLEPLTAGEIEVAGRVVDRVATPRVRTAPMNRGIVLLGQEARLFPHLSVRENVAFGPRAAGQDVRAARDSADEWLARVGLPGAGDRMPRELSGGEGQRVAVARALAASPRAVLLDEPLVALDPATAGDIRQMLRDQLAGITTIAVTHDAADAVALADRLLVIEAGRVTQHGPVREVLSAPASGFIAAIAGVNRLVGVAADGGWRGGGLRLGSTDAESLALAAVDGSPLAAVFRPAAVRIERADDPHAWASRILRLEPILTGVRLHTEHCQVDTSLADAVDLAVGDEVHLRVDPAQVRFVPASVASVAPVAPVAI from the coding sequence ATGACCTCCTCGACGGGCCGGGCTGTCGGCGGCGGAGGCCTGCGTGCGCACGTCGTGGTCGACCGTGAGCACTTCGCCGTCGACGTCTCGGTGCAGGTCTCGGCCGGGGAGACCGTCGCCATCATGGGACCGAGCGGCGCGGGCAAGTCGACTCTGTTGCAGGCGCTCGCGGGCCTCGAGCCGTTGACCGCCGGGGAGATCGAGGTCGCGGGACGCGTGGTCGACCGCGTGGCCACACCTCGTGTGCGGACAGCTCCCATGAACCGCGGCATCGTGCTGCTCGGGCAGGAAGCGCGGCTGTTCCCCCACTTGTCCGTGCGCGAGAACGTCGCCTTCGGCCCTCGTGCCGCCGGGCAGGACGTCCGGGCGGCACGAGACTCGGCCGATGAATGGCTCGCACGTGTCGGCCTCCCGGGTGCGGGGGACCGCATGCCGCGCGAGCTCTCCGGTGGCGAGGGGCAGCGCGTCGCGGTCGCCCGAGCGCTCGCCGCGTCGCCGCGCGCCGTGCTGCTCGACGAACCGCTGGTCGCGCTCGATCCGGCGACGGCCGGCGACATCCGACAGATGCTGCGTGATCAGCTGGCGGGGATCACCACGATCGCGGTCACGCACGATGCTGCGGATGCTGTCGCCCTCGCCGATCGGCTCCTGGTGATCGAGGCGGGGCGGGTCACGCAGCACGGACCTGTCCGCGAGGTGCTGTCGGCGCCCGCTTCGGGCTTCATCGCTGCGATCGCAGGTGTCAACCGGCTGGTGGGCGTCGCCGCGGACGGGGGCTGGCGCGGGGGAGGTCTGCGTCTTGGAAGCACGGATGCCGAGTCGCTCGCGCTCGCCGCGGTCGACGGCTCACCGCTCGCCGCGGTGTTCCGTCCCGCCGCGGTGCGCATCGAGCGAGCTGACGACCCGCACGCGTGGGCCAGCCGGATCCTCCGACTCGAGCCCATCCTCACGGGAGTCCGCCTGCACACCGAGCACTGTCAGGTCGACACCTCGCTGGCGGACGCCGTCGACCTCGCGGTGGGCGACGAGGTGCACCTGCGCGTCGATCCTGCCCAGGTGCGGTTCGTCCCCGCGTCCGTCGCCTCCGTCGCTCCCGTCGCTCCCGTCGCGATATGA
- the moaA gene encoding GTP 3',8-cyclase MoaA, protein MTAVPVVIGVRPPHAGPTAQSPGHSAVEAGLVDTHGRVHRDLRISLTDRCSLRCTYCMPEQGNEWLARTSILSTDEIVEVAEVAAALGIRTFRLTGGEPLLRADIVEVVRRVSRIEGEDGPVEVAMTTNGISLAQKLPALIEAGLTRLNISIDTVNRQRFADLTRRDRLDDVFEGIAAAAASELRPLKLNAVAMRGVNDDELVDLVEFAMGVGAQLRFIEQMPLDAGHTWDRASMVTREEILASLGERWHLDPVEGRGGAPAEKWRIDGGPHEVGVIASVTAPFCGACDRLRLTADGQLRNCLFSNVEYDLIEVLRGESASAPGDRSAGIAEMLRSCVHGKLPGHAINDPSFLQPARGMNAIGG, encoded by the coding sequence ATGACGGCCGTGCCGGTGGTGATCGGTGTGCGCCCGCCGCACGCCGGTCCGACGGCGCAGAGCCCTGGCCACTCTGCCGTCGAAGCAGGTCTCGTCGACACGCACGGCCGGGTGCACCGGGATCTGCGCATCTCGCTCACCGACCGCTGCTCGCTGCGCTGCACGTACTGCATGCCGGAGCAGGGGAACGAGTGGCTCGCCCGCACGAGCATCCTCTCCACGGATGAGATCGTCGAGGTCGCCGAGGTGGCCGCCGCTCTCGGCATCCGCACGTTCCGCCTCACCGGTGGCGAACCGCTCCTGAGGGCCGACATCGTCGAGGTCGTGCGACGCGTCTCCCGCATCGAAGGCGAGGACGGACCCGTCGAGGTCGCCATGACGACCAACGGCATCAGCCTCGCCCAGAAACTCCCGGCGCTGATCGAGGCCGGACTCACGCGCCTCAACATCAGCATCGACACGGTGAACCGTCAGCGCTTCGCCGACCTGACCCGCCGTGACCGCCTCGACGACGTATTCGAGGGCATCGCGGCGGCTGCGGCCTCGGAGCTCCGTCCGCTCAAGCTCAACGCGGTCGCGATGCGCGGCGTCAACGACGACGAGCTGGTCGACCTCGTGGAGTTCGCGATGGGTGTGGGCGCGCAGCTGCGCTTCATCGAACAGATGCCGCTCGACGCCGGACACACCTGGGACCGGGCATCCATGGTCACGCGCGAGGAGATCCTCGCGTCGCTGGGGGAGCGCTGGCATCTCGATCCGGTCGAAGGGCGTGGGGGAGCACCTGCAGAGAAGTGGCGGATCGACGGCGGACCGCACGAGGTCGGGGTGATCGCCTCGGTCACCGCCCCGTTCTGCGGTGCGTGCGACCGTCTGCGCCTGACCGCCGACGGTCAGCTGCGCAACTGCCTCTTCTCGAACGTCGAGTACGACCTCATCGAGGTGCTGCGCGGGGAGTCGGCCTCTGCGCCGGGTGACCGCTCCGCCGGGATCGCCGAGATGCTGCGCTCCTGTGTGCACGGCAAGCTCCCGGGGCACGCGATCAACGACCCCTCATTCCTGCAACCGGCGCGCGGCATGAACGCGATCGGCGGCTGA